A section of the Akkermansia muciniphila genome encodes:
- a CDS encoding alpha-L-fucosidase, translating to MRRLNQLTPVLMGTCMLAAGLAEAGVKNGVSPLKPVPSPAQLAWHDMEMYAFIHFTINTFTGKEWGYGDEKPELFNPSDFNADEIVKTLADAGFKGVVLTCKHHDGFCLWPTKTTRHSVAASPWKQGKGDVVKEISRACKKYGVRFGIYLSPWDRNASSYGTPEYIKMYREQLKELSMGYGPVFLAWFDGANGGDGYYGGAREKRSIDRSTYYDWKTTWGELKKRQPGAVIFSDVGPGARWVGNESGYAGYPCWATYTPVPLQAGTEPAPGTVRYQLGTEGTVDGKYWIPAEVDVSIRPGWFWHEHENSRVRTPENLLKLYFDSVGRGANLNLNVPPDRRGRIHEEDKKSLAGFRALLNELYSRNFASGARADSSSSWKGHGPEQVLDRKRATYWAAAPEDKNPCLALKLPEPAAFDVIRLAEPVQLGQRVRKFRVEVRENGRWSKWTEGSSIGARVLLKGRPVTADEVRVVLEESRAVPALCEVSLWKYPVILNAPAVNYDRDGRVTLASAEGVVTRYTTDGTDPGPQSAVYREPFLLPAGGTVKAVSEYRGRRSSVTAQIIPVPTRDWKVAAGERSAAAPELAIDGDPSTLWHTHAAQGEIAPPQALEIDMGRPVNVAAVIYTPRKDSAKGTVDRYAVYLSADGNDWGAPAAEGEFSNIRANPVPQRIDLETPVKARYLRFVGKRVVEGSHVAVAELGVLEK from the coding sequence ATGAGAAGATTGAATCAGTTGACCCCTGTCCTTATGGGAACCTGCATGCTGGCCGCCGGGTTGGCGGAAGCGGGAGTGAAGAATGGGGTTTCCCCGTTGAAGCCTGTTCCTTCTCCGGCTCAACTGGCATGGCACGATATGGAGATGTATGCCTTCATTCATTTCACCATCAATACCTTTACCGGGAAGGAATGGGGTTATGGCGACGAAAAGCCGGAGCTGTTCAATCCTTCCGATTTCAATGCGGACGAAATTGTAAAGACGCTGGCGGACGCCGGGTTCAAGGGAGTGGTGCTGACCTGCAAGCACCATGACGGCTTCTGCCTGTGGCCCACGAAGACCACCCGGCACAGCGTGGCGGCCTCCCCGTGGAAGCAGGGGAAGGGCGATGTGGTGAAGGAAATTTCCCGAGCGTGCAAAAAGTACGGCGTCAGGTTCGGCATTTACCTGTCTCCGTGGGACCGCAACGCTTCCTCCTACGGCACCCCGGAATATATCAAAATGTACCGTGAGCAGTTGAAGGAATTGTCCATGGGATACGGCCCCGTTTTCCTGGCGTGGTTTGACGGAGCGAACGGAGGGGACGGCTATTACGGTGGAGCGCGGGAGAAGCGCTCCATTGACCGGAGCACGTATTACGACTGGAAGACGACGTGGGGGGAACTGAAGAAACGGCAGCCCGGAGCGGTGATTTTTTCCGACGTGGGGCCGGGCGCCCGCTGGGTGGGGAACGAAAGCGGTTATGCGGGCTATCCCTGCTGGGCCACGTACACCCCCGTTCCGCTGCAAGCCGGGACGGAACCCGCGCCCGGCACCGTGCGCTACCAGTTGGGCACGGAAGGCACCGTGGACGGCAAGTACTGGATTCCCGCGGAAGTGGATGTTTCCATCCGTCCCGGCTGGTTCTGGCATGAGCATGAGAATTCCCGCGTCCGGACACCGGAGAATCTGCTGAAGCTGTACTTTGACAGCGTGGGCAGAGGGGCCAACCTGAATCTGAACGTGCCGCCGGACCGCCGCGGCCGCATTCATGAAGAGGATAAAAAGTCCCTGGCGGGTTTCCGTGCGCTGCTGAATGAACTGTATTCCCGCAACTTCGCTTCCGGGGCACGGGCGGATTCCTCCTCCTCATGGAAGGGGCACGGCCCGGAACAGGTTCTGGACCGGAAGCGGGCGACGTACTGGGCGGCCGCTCCGGAAGATAAAAATCCCTGCCTGGCGTTGAAATTGCCGGAACCTGCGGCGTTTGACGTCATCCGGCTGGCGGAACCCGTCCAACTGGGGCAGAGGGTGCGCAAGTTCCGCGTGGAGGTGCGTGAAAACGGCCGCTGGAGCAAATGGACGGAAGGTTCCAGCATAGGAGCCAGGGTTCTTTTGAAGGGCAGGCCCGTGACGGCGGATGAAGTGCGCGTGGTGCTGGAAGAGTCCCGGGCCGTTCCGGCCTTGTGCGAGGTTTCCCTGTGGAAGTACCCTGTTATCCTGAATGCTCCGGCAGTGAATTACGACCGCGATGGCCGGGTGACCCTGGCATCCGCGGAGGGCGTGGTGACCAGGTACACCACGGACGGAACGGACCCCGGCCCGCAGTCCGCCGTGTACAGGGAGCCTTTCCTTCTCCCTGCCGGGGGGACGGTGAAGGCGGTAAGCGAATACCGCGGCAGAAGGTCTTCCGTAACCGCGCAGATCATCCCCGTCCCCACGCGGGACTGGAAGGTGGCGGCCGGGGAAAGAAGCGCCGCCGCTCCGGAGCTGGCCATTGACGGCGACCCCTCCACCCTCTGGCATACGCATGCCGCCCAGGGGGAAATAGCTCCTCCGCAGGCGCTGGAAATCGACATGGGGCGTCCGGTCAACGTTGCCGCCGTCATCTACACGCCCCGCAAGGATTCCGCAAAGGGGACGGTTGACCGCTACGCCGTCTACCTGAGTGCGGACGGAAACGATTGGGGAGCTCCCGCCGCGGAGGGGGAGTTTTCCAATATCCGCGCTAATCCCGTTCCGCAGCGGATTGACCTGGAGACGCCCGTGAAAGCCCGTTACCTGCGTTTTGTAGGCAAGCGGGTAGTGGAAGGCAGCCATGTTGCCGTTGCCGAGTTGGGAGTATTGGAAAAATAA
- a CDS encoding DUF3750 domain-containing protein has protein sequence MRHSNPYNRRHPSRNKWRLIFWLSMALLVLCGALVYFHPAEDWKTADRSSSGLAPLPEEEPEAVVQVYSARAFGWRKYFGVHTWIAVKEKNAGSYTVYQVMGYQLPARGTSVSISRDIPDRKWFGAEPDLIQELRGKAAERAIPAISRTAEEYPEADTYRLIPGPNSNTFTAALMREVPELTVELPPHAVGKDYLPGGIAGRTESGTGIRINLWGLGGVSLGLAEGVEVSLLGLDAGFDLLRPALKLPMIGRVGLPDAPVGWDWWSIMLLLLAGTFIFFRMLRHMRQKRRQAHRIPHFRHPRTKTSERI, from the coding sequence ATGCGCCATTCCAACCCCTATAACCGCAGGCACCCTTCACGGAATAAATGGCGCCTTATTTTCTGGCTGTCCATGGCGCTCCTGGTCCTGTGCGGCGCCCTGGTTTATTTCCACCCCGCGGAAGACTGGAAAACCGCGGACCGCAGCAGCAGCGGCCTGGCTCCACTGCCGGAAGAAGAGCCGGAAGCCGTTGTCCAGGTGTATTCTGCCCGCGCCTTTGGCTGGCGCAAGTATTTCGGCGTACACACCTGGATAGCCGTAAAGGAGAAAAACGCAGGCTCTTACACCGTTTACCAGGTGATGGGCTACCAGCTTCCTGCCAGGGGAACCAGCGTTTCCATCTCCAGGGATATTCCGGACCGCAAGTGGTTCGGCGCGGAACCGGACCTGATTCAGGAATTGCGCGGAAAAGCGGCGGAAAGAGCCATTCCCGCCATCAGCCGCACGGCGGAGGAATACCCGGAGGCGGATACGTACCGGCTCATTCCCGGCCCCAACAGCAATACCTTCACCGCCGCGCTGATGAGGGAAGTACCGGAACTGACGGTGGAGCTTCCGCCCCATGCCGTGGGAAAGGATTACCTGCCTGGCGGCATTGCCGGACGGACGGAGAGCGGCACGGGCATCCGCATCAATTTATGGGGCCTCGGAGGAGTCAGCCTGGGCCTGGCGGAAGGGGTTGAAGTCAGCCTGCTGGGCCTGGATGCGGGCTTTGACCTGCTGCGTCCCGCCCTCAAGCTTCCCATGATAGGCCGCGTAGGACTGCCGGACGCCCCGGTAGGCTGGGACTGGTGGAGCATCATGCTGCTGCTCCTGGCGGGCACGTTCATTTTCTTCCGCATGCTCCGCCACATGCGCCAAAAACGCAGGCAGGCTCACCGCATTCCCCACTTCCGCCATCCGCGGACAAAAACAAGCGAGCGCATTTGA
- a CDS encoding class I SAM-dependent RNA methyltransferase, translating into MTATIPKGFHPEPFSYHQELELDIDALSNAGDGIGRVDGWVVFVPFALPGDRVKARVWRNDKNYSSADLVEVLHPSPDRVEPGCRLFGTCGGCQYQHFSYDRQLLWKTRQVADLLRLQAGLELPVNPAIASPRQYNYRSKITPHFDKPREGGKPAIGFLKAGSRREVVDVPQCPIAMECINEVLPLARKSVYQAAARFKRGATILLRASEGGVITNNNAVACEHVGDLEFHFLAGDFFQNNPFILPLFTDYVAQQASMDGEEFLVDAYCGSGLFALSLANKFKKVLGVEVSETSADWARSNARSNGIEHAEFLAADAGAIFAQVDFPAEKTAVVIDPPRKGCSMEFLTQLFAFSPGKVVYVSCNPATQIRDLAEFDKAGYSVTAVQPFDLFPQTKHLECVVTLKKNI; encoded by the coding sequence ATGACCGCGACCATTCCCAAAGGCTTCCACCCCGAACCTTTTTCCTACCACCAGGAGCTTGAACTGGACATTGACGCCCTTTCCAATGCGGGCGACGGCATCGGCCGCGTGGACGGCTGGGTGGTTTTCGTCCCCTTCGCCCTGCCGGGAGACCGTGTGAAGGCCCGCGTGTGGCGCAATGACAAGAATTATTCCTCCGCAGACCTGGTGGAAGTGCTTCACCCCAGCCCGGACCGCGTGGAACCCGGCTGCCGCCTGTTCGGCACCTGCGGCGGCTGCCAGTACCAGCATTTTTCCTACGACCGCCAGCTTCTCTGGAAAACCCGGCAGGTGGCGGACCTGCTCCGCTTGCAGGCAGGGCTGGAACTGCCCGTCAATCCGGCCATTGCCTCCCCCCGCCAATACAACTACCGTTCCAAGATTACGCCCCATTTTGACAAGCCCAGGGAAGGAGGCAAGCCGGCCATCGGCTTCCTGAAGGCAGGCTCCAGAAGAGAAGTGGTGGACGTGCCGCAGTGCCCGATTGCCATGGAGTGCATCAACGAGGTGCTGCCCCTGGCCCGCAAAAGCGTTTACCAGGCCGCGGCGCGGTTCAAGCGCGGCGCCACCATCCTGCTCCGCGCCTCGGAAGGGGGCGTCATCACCAATAACAACGCCGTAGCCTGCGAGCACGTGGGCGATCTGGAATTCCATTTCCTGGCGGGAGATTTTTTCCAGAACAATCCCTTCATTCTTCCGCTGTTTACGGACTACGTGGCCCAACAGGCGAGCATGGACGGGGAGGAGTTCCTGGTGGACGCCTATTGCGGTTCCGGCCTGTTCGCCCTGAGCCTGGCGAATAAGTTCAAGAAGGTGCTGGGCGTGGAGGTCAGCGAGACTTCCGCGGACTGGGCGCGCAGCAATGCCCGCAGCAACGGGATTGAACATGCGGAGTTCCTGGCGGCGGACGCCGGAGCCATTTTCGCCCAGGTGGATTTCCCCGCGGAAAAGACCGCCGTGGTAATCGACCCGCCCCGCAAAGGATGCAGTATGGAGTTCCTGACCCAGTTGTTCGCCTTCAGCCCCGGAAAAGTGGTGTACGTTTCCTGCAATCCCGCTACGCAGATTAGGGACCTGGCGGAGTTTGACAAAGCCGGGTATTCTGTCACCGCCGTCCAGCCCTTTGACCTGTTTCCCCAGACCAAGCATCTGGAATGCGTGGTCACCCTGAAAAAGAACATCTGA
- a CDS encoding ComEC/Rec2 family competence protein: protein MEQERHLRRPWLERTMAAAPLLAPALAMLSACAAVDVSPWLWVPCLCLVALPCLFRAPGMSLLALALAVWAGASLLAYDREYRAIPVEAGQRFTAAGAVYSASGRSALFRPDGSRWFYTVSARDGACPLVVGRRYRVEGETYLLQAPCGPGIFDRERWGYLRGIAAGVRLDQSFNLGEGDWRSRVQAVSLGFREEAGELLREGAPPGDEARQVMVSAVLGDKTDASPETMAKFLMSGCMHVFAVSGMHVGVAALLILGMLRLLCVRPAVARLACLPLLALYVFITGMSVSALRAFIMAAVWLVAPVLRRKGHPANILALAFILLCLLDPLQVFQPGFQLSFCVFAVIVCLAAWSRRERPLWAPDPFIPSRIYSAREKGLVHLEKACRGALLVSVGAWLVSIPLTAWHFGTWNLYAPLTNICLSVLVFPLMGVSLAGLMLAWCPWALSVCNAAAASLASVMLAVTGGVASLPCSYLPSQPHAAENEAVIVPLQKDAWSMAVSNPALVVDSGTEGMACYALIPVLKARGIQPAGVVATRKGKAERAGMETLLKEYPGVRNWGEAGVGDSPRKWRFRQGNELAVADLPEPLATGIHQDRCRVLAWTCRGRCVLIIGNAGFSSLGRAEEVPRADVLVIGRHPRDPVCSAAWIKATGARTVVFTTEYTCPVPEGVDVYRLRETGTLYLRLAEDGVRVTPWKGTERRTG, encoded by the coding sequence ATGGAACAGGAGCGCCATCTGCGGCGGCCGTGGCTGGAACGGACCATGGCCGCGGCTCCCCTGCTGGCTCCCGCTCTCGCCATGCTTAGCGCATGCGCGGCGGTGGACGTTTCTCCATGGCTCTGGGTTCCCTGCCTGTGCCTGGTGGCGTTGCCTTGCCTGTTCCGTGCTCCGGGCATGAGCCTGCTGGCTCTTGCGCTCGCCGTATGGGCCGGGGCGTCTTTGCTGGCTTATGACCGGGAATACCGGGCCATCCCCGTGGAGGCGGGCCAGCGTTTTACGGCGGCGGGGGCCGTTTATTCCGCATCCGGCAGGTCCGCGCTGTTTCGTCCTGACGGTTCCCGGTGGTTTTATACCGTCTCCGCCCGGGACGGAGCTTGTCCCCTGGTTGTAGGGCGGCGTTACCGGGTAGAGGGAGAGACATACCTGCTCCAGGCCCCGTGCGGCCCCGGCATTTTTGACCGGGAGCGGTGGGGATACCTGCGCGGCATTGCCGCCGGAGTGCGGCTGGACCAATCCTTCAATTTGGGGGAAGGCGACTGGCGCAGCCGTGTCCAGGCGGTTTCCCTGGGGTTTCGCGAAGAGGCGGGGGAGCTGCTGAGGGAGGGAGCTCCGCCCGGTGATGAAGCGCGGCAGGTGATGGTCTCCGCCGTGCTGGGGGACAAGACGGACGCCAGCCCGGAAACGATGGCGAAGTTCCTGATGAGCGGCTGCATGCACGTGTTCGCCGTCAGCGGCATGCATGTGGGCGTGGCGGCTCTGCTGATTCTGGGAATGCTCCGGCTGTTATGCGTACGCCCCGCCGTGGCGCGGCTGGCCTGCCTGCCGTTGCTGGCGCTGTATGTCTTTATCACAGGAATGTCCGTTTCCGCACTGCGGGCCTTCATCATGGCGGCCGTCTGGCTGGTCGCGCCTGTTCTGCGGCGGAAGGGGCATCCGGCCAATATCCTGGCCCTGGCTTTCATCCTCCTTTGCCTGCTGGACCCGCTCCAGGTTTTCCAGCCGGGGTTTCAGCTCTCCTTCTGCGTTTTTGCCGTAATTGTCTGCCTAGCGGCATGGAGCAGGCGGGAAAGGCCCCTGTGGGCTCCCGACCCGTTTATTCCTTCCCGGATTTACAGTGCGCGGGAAAAAGGCCTGGTGCATCTGGAAAAAGCGTGCCGCGGCGCGCTGCTCGTCTCCGTGGGGGCGTGGCTGGTCTCCATCCCGCTGACGGCCTGGCACTTCGGCACCTGGAACCTGTACGCGCCCCTGACCAACATCTGCTTGAGCGTGCTGGTCTTTCCGCTGATGGGCGTGTCCCTGGCCGGGCTGATGCTCGCCTGGTGCCCGTGGGCCCTGTCCGTTTGCAATGCGGCGGCGGCTTCCCTGGCTTCAGTCATGCTGGCGGTAACCGGAGGCGTAGCCTCCCTGCCGTGCAGTTATCTTCCCTCCCAGCCGCACGCCGCGGAGAATGAGGCCGTTATCGTTCCTTTGCAGAAAGATGCCTGGTCCATGGCGGTTTCCAATCCGGCGCTGGTGGTGGATTCGGGAACGGAAGGCATGGCGTGCTACGCCCTGATTCCCGTGCTGAAGGCGCGCGGCATCCAGCCTGCCGGGGTGGTGGCGACCAGAAAGGGCAAAGCGGAGCGCGCGGGAATGGAAACCCTGCTGAAGGAATACCCCGGCGTCCGGAACTGGGGAGAAGCCGGGGTCGGAGATTCCCCCCGGAAGTGGAGGTTCCGGCAGGGAAATGAACTAGCCGTGGCGGATTTGCCGGAGCCTTTGGCTACCGGAATTCATCAGGACCGGTGCAGGGTGCTGGCATGGACGTGCCGGGGGCGGTGTGTCCTGATCATCGGGAATGCCGGATTTTCCTCTCTGGGCCGTGCGGAAGAAGTGCCGCGTGCGGATGTGCTGGTGATAGGGCGCCACCCGCGCGACCCCGTCTGCAGCGCCGCGTGGATAAAGGCCACGGGAGCCCGGACGGTTGTATTTACTACGGAATACACGTGTCCGGTACCGGAAGGTGTGGATGTGTACCGTTTGCGGGAAACCGGAACCCTGTATCTGCGGCTGGCGGAGGATGGCGTGCGCGTTACGCCCTGGAAGGGCACGGAACGCCGTACAGGGTAA
- a CDS encoding thioredoxin family protein → MAGMLAPASALAQQMPVPAVKESGSPVFDKLRDEAIAKKVPLVICLTGSSWCVYCNIFTDKHIKERAFKRASGKKFIFWMVDTRQAPGRTPGSFTFQFVPEEAGKVVGCIGSKAPYVVFGPPAVIILDPVSGKVIKKMVSQGDMDKEGKSLPAVIEDSWKKFRENEKKSV, encoded by the coding sequence ATGGCTGGTATGCTGGCTCCCGCTTCTGCCCTGGCGCAGCAAATGCCCGTTCCTGCCGTCAAGGAATCGGGCAGTCCCGTTTTTGACAAGCTGCGTGATGAAGCCATCGCCAAAAAGGTTCCCCTGGTCATCTGCCTGACGGGGTCTTCCTGGTGCGTGTATTGCAACATATTTACGGACAAGCATATCAAGGAGCGTGCTTTTAAAAGGGCCTCCGGCAAAAAATTCATCTTCTGGATGGTGGATACCAGGCAGGCGCCGGGAAGGACGCCGGGTTCCTTTACCTTCCAGTTCGTTCCGGAGGAAGCGGGCAAAGTAGTGGGATGCATAGGTTCCAAGGCTCCTTACGTGGTATTCGGGCCTCCCGCCGTCATCATCCTGGACCCCGTTTCCGGAAAAGTGATCAAAAAAATGGTAAGCCAGGGGGATATGGACAAGGAGGGCAAATCCCTGCCCGCGGTTATTGAAGATAGCTGGAAGAAATTCCGGGAGAACGAAAAAAAGAGCGTGTGA
- a CDS encoding MTH895/ArsE family thioredoxin-like protein codes for MKKIVIYGPGCAKCTALAQVTEQVMRELCLEPLPEKVTDAAQLAAAGVLETPALEVDGRILVSGTVPSRDEIRRMLQKALQADSPEKGCCSGRPEDSRAVKGNVPHTEAGSCGCGGGGCCGSASSRRKGGWKRAAVWAAALLILLAVVKMMNHRERSGGGEPPRPAVSAERQENSSRL; via the coding sequence ATGAAGAAGATAGTAATTTACGGACCGGGGTGCGCCAAATGTACGGCATTGGCGCAGGTGACGGAGCAGGTCATGCGGGAACTCTGTCTGGAACCGCTTCCGGAAAAGGTGACGGATGCCGCGCAACTTGCCGCCGCCGGAGTGCTGGAAACCCCGGCTCTTGAGGTGGACGGTAGGATTCTTGTTTCCGGCACGGTACCTTCCCGGGATGAAATCAGGAGGATGCTCCAAAAAGCGCTTCAAGCGGATTCTCCGGAGAAGGGTTGCTGTAGCGGAAGGCCGGAGGATTCAAGGGCAGTAAAGGGGAATGTTCCCCATACGGAGGCAGGTTCCTGCGGGTGCGGAGGAGGGGGCTGCTGCGGCAGCGCTTCCTCCAGGCGAAAGGGCGGATGGAAAAGGGCTGCCGTCTGGGCTGCGGCGCTGCTCATTCTGCTGGCGGTGGTTAAGATGATGAATCACCGGGAACGTTCCGGGGGCGGGGAACCTCCCCGCCCGGCTGTTTCCGCAGAGAGGCAGGAGAATTCTTCCCGGTTATGA
- the miaB gene encoding tRNA (N6-isopentenyl adenosine(37)-C2)-methylthiotransferase MiaB, translated as MPTLYIKTYGCQMNERDSEQVARMFVQKGYTLTDREDEADVILFNSCSIREQAEQKALGKMGLLAKQQRHRPHVVYGMMGCMAQSRKDELFKELPRLDLVIGTQKYHRVFEHVDGILRARQERRMDELQSAFSGTHVCDVAEEEDSQNRIRDHLNPGARSTAYVSIMQGCEMKCAYCIVPYTRGTERSRPIRDVVDEVKMLVDAGVKEVTLLGQIVNRYGRQMETADGKGGFVQLLEAVHEVEGLRRIRFVSPHPIGFRQDLVQAFTYLPKLCSHIHFPMQSGSDRILKMMRRPYRNETFLDLCARMKQARPDLSITTDIIVGFPGETEEDYLLTRQAVEQVQFDNAFIFRYSPRRGTPAAAMEGQIPEEVKEARNQDLLAVVNEIAIRKNRELVGTVQEVLLEGPSKTNEARLSGRTSQNKPVMVDAAPDLAGELLPIRIEESTGFTLYGVPCPSRA; from the coding sequence ATGCCCACGCTTTACATTAAAACCTACGGCTGCCAGATGAACGAGCGGGACTCCGAGCAGGTAGCCCGCATGTTCGTGCAGAAGGGTTATACCCTGACGGACCGCGAGGATGAAGCGGACGTGATCCTGTTCAATTCCTGTTCCATCCGGGAACAGGCGGAACAGAAGGCGCTGGGTAAAATGGGCCTGCTGGCCAAGCAGCAGCGGCACCGCCCGCACGTGGTGTACGGCATGATGGGCTGCATGGCCCAGAGCAGGAAGGATGAATTATTCAAGGAACTGCCGCGCCTGGACCTGGTGATAGGCACACAGAAGTACCACCGCGTGTTTGAGCATGTGGACGGCATTCTGCGCGCGCGCCAGGAACGCCGCATGGATGAGCTGCAAAGTGCTTTTTCTGGCACCCACGTGTGCGACGTGGCGGAAGAGGAGGATTCCCAGAACCGGATCAGGGACCACCTGAATCCCGGCGCGCGCTCCACGGCTTACGTCTCCATCATGCAGGGGTGTGAAATGAAGTGCGCCTACTGCATCGTCCCCTACACCCGGGGCACGGAACGCAGCCGCCCCATACGGGACGTGGTGGACGAGGTGAAGATGCTGGTGGACGCCGGCGTGAAGGAAGTCACCCTGCTGGGCCAGATCGTCAACCGGTACGGCAGGCAGATGGAAACGGCGGACGGCAAGGGCGGCTTCGTCCAATTGCTGGAAGCCGTGCATGAGGTGGAAGGCCTCCGGCGCATCCGCTTCGTTTCCCCCCATCCCATCGGCTTCCGGCAGGACCTGGTGCAGGCCTTCACCTACCTTCCCAAGCTGTGCAGCCACATCCATTTCCCGATGCAGAGCGGCAGTGACCGCATCCTGAAAATGATGCGCCGCCCATACAGGAATGAAACCTTCCTGGACCTCTGCGCCCGGATGAAGCAGGCGCGGCCGGATTTATCCATCACCACGGACATCATCGTGGGCTTTCCCGGAGAAACGGAGGAAGACTACCTGCTGACCCGGCAGGCCGTGGAACAGGTCCAGTTTGACAACGCCTTCATTTTCCGCTACTCCCCGCGCCGCGGCACGCCAGCCGCCGCCATGGAGGGCCAGATTCCGGAGGAAGTTAAGGAAGCGCGCAACCAGGACCTGCTGGCCGTGGTCAATGAAATAGCCATCCGGAAAAACCGGGAACTGGTCGGCACCGTTCAGGAGGTCCTTCTGGAAGGGCCGTCCAAAACGAATGAAGCGCGCCTCTCCGGACGCACCTCTCAGAACAAGCCCGTGATGGTGGATGCCGCCCCGGACCTGGCGGGAGAGCTTCTGCCCATCCGGATTGAGGAAAGCACGGGCTTTACCCTGTACGGCGTTCCGTGCCCTTCCAGGGCGTAA
- a CDS encoding 3'-5' exoribonuclease YhaM family protein, producing MEQVSLMELGKLAAEGQVEAEVFAQIAQCAQKMTKSNKPYLDVSFADAEGTMGLKVWEDKPWFRTLASLPLRSFVSLRGQWTKGGFGMEAADLDVRLLDEQEKESFLAGSGTLKKKQEADLKEICVLIKGMNDPRIRALCIEFIEQFGERLQRAAAARTYHHARRGGLVEHVAGMMRTASAVCQANPELNRDLLLAGCLFHDCGKLWENCYPKEDFTMPYSEAGELLGHIPLGIELVNNLWKRIMALPEAESWKTLDPASPDVRMHLLHLIASHHGELAFGSPVFPKTPEAVALHYIDNLDAKLEMFRGAYETSEALAPKVLQRKAPLPANVVLPLPSVLPLERDGVDAMQ from the coding sequence ATGGAACAAGTCAGTCTCATGGAGTTGGGCAAGCTGGCCGCGGAGGGCCAGGTGGAAGCGGAAGTTTTTGCCCAGATCGCCCAGTGCGCGCAGAAGATGACCAAGAGCAACAAGCCGTATCTGGACGTGTCTTTTGCCGATGCGGAAGGGACGATGGGACTGAAGGTGTGGGAGGACAAGCCCTGGTTCCGCACGCTGGCCTCCCTGCCTCTCCGCAGTTTCGTGAGCCTGCGCGGCCAGTGGACGAAGGGGGGCTTCGGCATGGAAGCGGCCGATCTGGATGTGCGGCTGCTGGACGAACAGGAGAAGGAAAGCTTCCTGGCCGGGTCCGGAACCTTGAAGAAAAAGCAGGAGGCGGACCTGAAGGAGATTTGCGTGCTCATCAAGGGCATGAATGATCCGCGCATTCGCGCCCTGTGCATTGAATTCATCGAACAGTTCGGGGAACGCCTCCAGCGCGCCGCCGCCGCCCGCACTTACCATCACGCCCGGCGCGGCGGACTGGTGGAGCATGTGGCGGGAATGATGCGTACGGCCTCTGCCGTCTGCCAGGCGAATCCGGAGCTGAACCGCGACCTCCTGCTGGCCGGATGCCTGTTTCACGACTGCGGGAAGCTGTGGGAAAACTGCTACCCGAAGGAGGATTTCACGATGCCCTATTCGGAAGCCGGGGAACTGCTGGGCCACATTCCGCTGGGCATTGAACTGGTCAACAATCTGTGGAAGCGCATCATGGCCCTTCCGGAAGCGGAATCCTGGAAGACGCTGGACCCCGCCTCCCCGGACGTGCGCATGCACCTGCTGCACCTGATCGCCTCCCACCACGGGGAACTGGCCTTCGGCTCTCCCGTGTTCCCCAAGACCCCGGAGGCGGTGGCCCTGCATTACATTGACAATCTGGACGCCAAGCTGGAGATGTTCCGCGGCGCCTATGAGACGAGCGAGGCGCTGGCCCCCAAGGTGCTCCAGCGCAAGGCCCCCCTGCCTGCCAACGTCGTTCTTCCGCTGCCTTCCGTTCTTCCCCTGGAACGGGACGGCGTGGACGCCATGCAGTAA
- a CDS encoding permease, with protein MIQDFADWLVYGVLEFAPHTRMGEAVNFFVYDTVKILFLLYAISLFMGVVNAYFPVERIRVFLTTKKLYGFQYFFAALFGAVTPFCSCSSIPLFIGFVKGGIPLGVTFAFLITSPLVNEVAIALFLGAFGFKITVIYAVSGILLGMMGGAVLQRFRLERYLSPWIRGLLVQSGEESGAWERKGTPFRKRWAVIMHDAWEIVKGVALYVVIGIAMGAAVHGYVPEGFFEASMSREHWWAVPVAVICAVPMYANAAAIVPVIQVFVAKGVPIGTAIAFMMATVGLSVPEAALLKKVMTWKLIWIFFGTVTAFIILSGYVFNILIAP; from the coding sequence ATGATTCAGGATTTTGCCGACTGGCTGGTTTACGGGGTGTTGGAGTTCGCTCCCCATACCCGTATGGGGGAGGCGGTCAACTTCTTCGTGTACGACACGGTGAAGATCCTCTTCCTGCTGTACGCGATCAGTCTTTTCATGGGCGTGGTGAACGCCTATTTCCCGGTGGAACGCATCCGCGTGTTTTTGACGACAAAGAAGCTCTACGGGTTTCAGTATTTTTTCGCCGCCCTGTTCGGGGCGGTCACGCCGTTTTGTTCATGTTCCTCCATTCCCCTGTTCATCGGCTTTGTGAAAGGAGGGATTCCGCTGGGCGTGACGTTTGCCTTCCTGATCACATCGCCTCTGGTGAATGAGGTTGCCATCGCCCTGTTCCTGGGGGCGTTCGGGTTCAAGATCACGGTGATTTATGCGGTCTCCGGCATTTTGCTGGGGATGATGGGAGGGGCTGTGCTGCAGAGGTTCAGGCTGGAACGCTATCTGTCCCCCTGGATACGGGGGCTGCTTGTCCAGTCCGGGGAGGAAAGCGGAGCGTGGGAGCGGAAGGGGACGCCGTTCCGGAAGAGATGGGCCGTCATCATGCATGATGCGTGGGAAATCGTAAAGGGAGTGGCCCTGTATGTGGTGATCGGCATCGCCATGGGAGCGGCGGTGCACGGCTATGTGCCGGAGGGATTTTTTGAAGCGTCCATGAGCCGGGAGCATTGGTGGGCGGTGCCGGTTGCGGTAATTTGCGCGGTTCCGATGTACGCGAATGCGGCGGCGATAGTTCCGGTGATCCAGGTGTTTGTGGCGAAAGGCGTTCCGATCGGCACGGCGATAGCGTTCATGATGGCGACGGTAGGGCTTTCCGTGCCGGAGGCGGCCCTTCTGAAGAAGGTGATGACCTGGAAGCTGATCTGGATTTTCTTCGGAACAGTGACGGCGTTTATCATTCTGTCCGGATACGTGTTCAATATATTGATTGCTCCATAA